The stretch of DNA CATAACATAAAACCTTTATCGCGTAGGGTCGCTACCCAGCCACTTAGCGTAACTTTTTCGTTGATATTGGCTTGTGTCAGTTGTCCACAAGTATGCGTTCTAAACATGTGTCTTTCTATTTATGGTGCAAAGGTAAAGTATAGATTGAAAATAAAGAAGCAAATAATCTGCTTTTCGATAGGATTTATTACTGAATTAGATTCTTTTCTTTTTTTAATTTGCTATGTCGGTAACCATATCCAAAATAAATCGCCAATCCTATAAAGAGCCAACATAAGAAAATAAGCCAATTTTTGATGCCTAATTGTGCCATCATATAAAAACAACAAAGCATTCCCGCTAGTGGAATCATAGAAGTCTTATAAAAGTATGAGCGGATAAACATCCCAAAGAAAATTAATATAAAAAGATACATAGGGATTTTGTGTTTGAAAACATCCCAGCCAACTTCTAATTTTTTTTGTTCATCGATCGGTAACTTATCGAGAAGGTCTGCATATTGTGTAGGTGTAAGATTTTTGAGGTAATGATCGAGATGTGCAACAGCTTGTCCATGGTTTTGATCTTCGATAAATCTTTGGGTGTCTTGCAACTCTTTTGGGTTAAGGGATTGAATGAGTGATTCTATAGGCATCGGTTCTGGTTGTAAAGTAAAAAAAGCTTTGGTTTCTTTTTCGAAGGTTGTCAAACATAACACAACGATAAGAAGCGTGAGAATAGGCATTACCCAACGCGCATCGATAAACGGTGTACGGAAACTTCCTCTTTTCATTTGTGGATTGGTATCTAGACGGATTACGGCAGCACAAACCAAAACAAAAGCAAAAAGTGTCCCGATGGAACAAGCATCCACTACAAACTCTAGATCGGTAAACAAAATGGGTATCCCAACCACAAAACCTGTAAAAATAGTTGCGTAGGAAGGTGTTTTGTATTTTGGGTGAATATTCGAAAATCGTTTCGGAAGTAAGCCATCTCTAGACATGGTCATCCAAATTCTTGGTTGCCCAATTTGGAACACGATAAAAACACTTGCCATTGCAATAACAGCCGAAATAGAAATTATCCCTGCCAACCATTGCAAATCTTCTATCTGCTCGAAAACATACGCCAAAGGATCGCCAACATTTAGTTCAGAATAATGAACCAACCCTGTTATTACCAATGCAATCAAAATGTATAAAATAGTACAGATTATGATGGATAAGAAGATACCACGTGGTAAATCTTTTTTCGGATTTACACATTCTTCTGCTGTTGTACTGATGGCATCAAAACCTATATAAGCGAAGAAAACCGAACTGACACCGGCCAAAACTCCGCTAATTCCGTTGGGTGCAAAAGGACTCCAATTCTCGGGCGA from Weeksella virosa DSM 16922 encodes:
- a CDS encoding amino acid permease, which encodes MGSQLFRKKSVEKILAESQDSNHHLKRTLRTKDLVGFGIAAIIGAGIFSTIGRASYEGGPAVVFLFLFTALACGFTAFAYAEFASLVPVSGSAYTYSYVAFGELFAWVIGWALIMEYAIGNIVLAISWSDYFTTFLSGMGIHLPEWMTMDYFTARDGHALISNELAKGFTLEGLKSTPYAQDIAKYLAFENAPKIGFNLVLDIPALVITFLITALVFRGINETRKMSNAMVFLKVAVVLLVILVGFFYVSPENWSPFAPNGISGVLAGVSSVFFAYIGFDAISTTAEECVNPKKDLPRGIFLSIIICTILYILIALVITGLVHYSELNVGDPLAYVFEQIEDLQWLAGIISISAVIAMASVFIVFQIGQPRIWMTMSRDGLLPKRFSNIHPKYKTPSYATIFTGFVVGIPILFTDLEFVVDACSIGTLFAFVLVCAAVIRLDTNPQMKRGSFRTPFIDARWVMPILTLLIVVLCLTTFEKETKAFFTLQPEPMPIESLIQSLNPKELQDTQRFIEDQNHGQAVAHLDHYLKNLTPTQYADLLDKLPIDEQKKLEVGWDVFKHKIPMYLFILIFFGMFIRSYFYKTSMIPLAGMLCCFYMMAQLGIKNWLIFLCWLFIGLAIYFGYGYRHSKLKKEKNLIQ